The Ensifer adhaerens genome contains a region encoding:
- a CDS encoding TetR/AcrR family transcriptional regulator, which translates to MRKGEETRARILDVAEAAVLAKGFGATSIDELIAETGITKSGFFYHFRDKNELARALLERYIENDERIYDEIFGRAHQLSDDPLQAFLLGLKMLSEILADLPNGHPGCLVAVMCTQERAFDREIQEINRQAALMWRRRFGTMFEAIMQVYRPREPLDVDQLADMVSTVLEGGIILSKALKQPESLPQQLLVLRSFVRLLFQPAA; encoded by the coding sequence ATGCGAAAGGGTGAGGAAACGCGCGCCAGAATCCTCGACGTCGCCGAGGCGGCGGTGCTTGCCAAGGGTTTCGGCGCGACTTCGATCGACGAGCTGATCGCCGAGACCGGCATCACCAAGAGCGGATTCTTCTACCATTTCCGCGACAAGAACGAACTCGCGCGGGCTCTGCTCGAGCGCTACATCGAGAACGACGAGCGCATCTACGACGAGATCTTCGGCCGCGCCCATCAATTGTCAGACGACCCGCTGCAGGCTTTTCTTCTGGGACTGAAGATGCTGTCGGAAATTCTCGCTGACCTGCCGAACGGTCATCCCGGCTGCCTGGTCGCGGTCATGTGCACGCAGGAGCGTGCTTTCGATCGCGAGATCCAGGAGATCAACCGGCAGGCGGCGCTGATGTGGCGTCGGCGTTTCGGCACGATGTTCGAGGCGATCATGCAAGTCTACCGGCCACGCGAGCCGCTCGACGTCGACCAGCTGGCCGATATGGTTTCGACCGTGCTTGAAGGCGGCATCATCCTGTCGAAGGCGCTGAAGCAGCCTGAAAGCCTGCCGCAGCAGCTGCTCGTACTCCGATCCTTCGTCCGGCTGCTGTTCCAGCCGGCAGCGTGA
- a CDS encoding DUF1697 domain-containing protein yields the protein MPVHVALLRAVNVGGTGSLPMADLKAICEGLGFADVKTYIQSGNVLFRSDLPAAEAAAMLDSALQEKLGKAPGVMIRTGAQLQAIADQAPFPDAKPNLLLVVFLREPAPSDALDKLVAPDGEEAQVAGAEIYIHFPNGSGRSKFKLPAAKPGTARNLNTVRKLAALALEMEG from the coding sequence ATGCCCGTCCACGTCGCCCTGCTGCGAGCCGTCAATGTCGGTGGTACGGGATCGCTTCCAATGGCCGACCTCAAGGCGATCTGCGAGGGGCTCGGCTTTGCCGACGTCAAGACCTACATCCAGAGCGGCAACGTGCTGTTCCGCTCCGATCTGCCGGCGGCAGAGGCGGCGGCAATGCTGGACAGCGCACTTCAGGAAAAGCTCGGTAAGGCGCCAGGCGTGATGATCAGGACCGGCGCGCAATTGCAGGCGATCGCCGATCAGGCCCCCTTCCCGGACGCCAAGCCCAATCTGCTGCTTGTCGTTTTCCTGCGCGAGCCGGCACCATCAGACGCGCTCGACAAACTCGTGGCACCCGATGGCGAAGAAGCCCAGGTTGCCGGAGCTGAGATCTATATCCACTTCCCGAACGGCTCCGGCCGTTCGAAGTTCAAGCTGCCGGCCGCCAAACCAGGCACCGCGCGCAACCTCAACACGGTGCGCAAGCTTGCTGCCTTGGCGCTTGAGATGGAAGGCTGA
- a CDS encoding S9 family peptidase: MSVFSNLPKAPVAAKKPVSDTRHGITRTDDYAWLRADNWQAMFKDPSILDPDIRKHLEAENAYMNAAMDDTKALQKTLFAEMRGRIKEDDSSIPVKDGPFAYGHAYVTGGEQPRYFRIPRDGDHKDEAIRQLLLDGDKEAEGKAYFRLGGLDHSTDHSLGIWGYDDKGSEYFTLRVRDLATGEDLADVIENTGGGGAWAPDGKSFFYTVLDDNHRPSKIFHHILGTAQTDDRLVFEETDPGFFMSVGGSLLDDFIYIDIHDHETSEYRLLSTKDLTAEPKLVAERVTGLEYAMTEGGDVFYILTNADGAKDFKIVEAPVTAPGKENWREVVPHKPGTLILSHMAYARHLVWLQRREGLPEIVIRDRKTGEEHAIAFAEEAYSLGLSGAAEYDTDVIRFSYSSMTTPSQLFDYDMATRARTLLKTQEVPSGHNPDDYVTRRVFAPSWDGTEVPVTLLYRKDTPLDGSAPCLLYGYGAYGITIPAGFNTNCLSLADRGFVYAIAHIRGGKDRGFAWYEDGKMAKKTNTFKDFIAAADYLNQQKFTSYAKIVAEGGSAGGMLMGAIANMAPEKFTGVIAAVPFVDVLNTMLDDTLPLTPPEWPEWGNPIESREFYDIIAGYSPYDNVEAKSYPAILALGGLTDPRVTYWEPAKWVARLREKTTGSAPILLKTNMDAGHGGASGRFQRLEEIAFEYAFAIKVAGKM; encoded by the coding sequence TTGTCCGTATTCAGCAACCTCCCCAAAGCTCCCGTCGCCGCAAAGAAGCCGGTCAGCGACACGCGCCACGGCATTACCCGCACCGACGACTATGCCTGGCTGCGCGCGGACAATTGGCAGGCGATGTTCAAGGATCCCTCGATCCTCGATCCTGATATCCGCAAGCATCTGGAGGCCGAAAACGCCTACATGAACGCGGCGATGGATGACACTAAGGCTCTTCAGAAGACGCTGTTTGCCGAGATGCGCGGCCGGATCAAGGAGGACGACAGCTCGATCCCGGTCAAGGACGGTCCCTTCGCCTACGGCCATGCCTATGTCACCGGCGGCGAGCAGCCGCGTTACTTCCGCATTCCCCGTGACGGCGACCACAAGGACGAGGCGATCCGGCAATTGCTGCTCGACGGCGACAAGGAAGCCGAAGGCAAGGCCTATTTCCGCCTTGGCGGGCTCGACCATTCGACCGACCATAGCCTCGGCATCTGGGGCTATGACGACAAGGGTTCGGAGTATTTCACGCTTCGGGTGCGCGACCTCGCAACGGGCGAAGACCTGGCAGACGTGATCGAGAACACCGGCGGCGGCGGCGCCTGGGCGCCCGATGGCAAGAGCTTCTTCTACACAGTGCTCGACGACAACCACCGCCCGTCGAAGATCTTCCACCATATCCTCGGCACCGCCCAGACCGACGACCGGCTGGTCTTCGAGGAGACGGATCCCGGCTTCTTCATGTCGGTCGGCGGCTCGCTGCTCGACGATTTCATCTACATCGACATCCACGATCACGAGACGAGCGAATACCGACTGCTCTCGACAAAGGATCTGACGGCTGAGCCGAAGCTCGTCGCCGAGCGCGTCACCGGGCTCGAATACGCGATGACCGAAGGCGGCGACGTCTTCTACATCCTCACCAATGCCGACGGCGCCAAGGACTTCAAGATCGTCGAAGCGCCGGTCACGGCACCGGGCAAGGAGAATTGGCGCGAGGTGGTGCCGCATAAGCCCGGCACACTGATCCTCAGCCACATGGCCTATGCCCGCCACCTCGTCTGGCTGCAGCGCCGCGAAGGCCTGCCGGAGATCGTCATCCGCGACCGCAAGACCGGCGAAGAGCACGCGATCGCCTTTGCCGAAGAGGCCTATTCGCTCGGCCTTTCCGGTGCTGCCGAATACGACACCGACGTCATCCGCTTCTCCTACTCGTCGATGACCACGCCGTCGCAGCTCTTCGACTACGACATGGCGACGCGCGCGCGCACGCTCTTGAAAACCCAGGAAGTGCCTTCGGGCCACAACCCGGACGACTATGTCACCCGCCGCGTCTTCGCGCCGTCCTGGGATGGCACCGAAGTGCCGGTGACGCTGCTTTACCGCAAGGACACGCCGCTCGACGGTTCGGCGCCCTGCCTGCTCTATGGCTATGGCGCCTATGGCATCACCATTCCAGCCGGCTTCAACACCAATTGCCTGTCGCTGGCCGATCGCGGCTTCGTCTATGCCATCGCCCATATCCGCGGCGGCAAGGATCGCGGCTTTGCCTGGTACGAAGACGGCAAGATGGCCAAGAAGACCAATACCTTCAAGGATTTCATAGCGGCCGCTGACTATCTGAATCAACAGAAGTTCACGTCCTACGCGAAGATCGTCGCAGAAGGCGGCTCCGCCGGCGGCATGCTCATGGGCGCGATCGCCAATATGGCGCCGGAGAAGTTCACCGGCGTTATCGCGGCCGTACCCTTCGTCGACGTGCTCAACACCATGCTCGACGACACCCTGCCCCTGACCCCGCCGGAATGGCCGGAATGGGGCAACCCGATCGAGAGCCGCGAGTTCTACGACATCATCGCCGGCTACTCGCCCTACGACAATGTCGAGGCGAAGTCCTATCCCGCGATCCTGGCACTCGGCGGTCTCACCGATCCGCGCGTCACCTATTGGGAGCCGGCGAAGTGGGTCGCGCGGCTGCGCGAGAAGACGACGGGCAGCGCGCCGATCCTGTTGAAGACGAATATGGACGCCGGCCATGGCGGCGCTTCGGGCCGCTTCCAGCGGCTCGAGGAGATCGCCTTCGAATACGCCTTTGCCATCAAGGTCGCCGGCAAGATGTAA
- a CDS encoding tautomerase family protein codes for MPYVNIKITREGATPEQKATLIKGVTDLLYTVLNKDPATTFVVIDEVALEDWGVGGLPVDAYRRKVGEKS; via the coding sequence GTGCCCTACGTAAACATCAAGATAACCCGCGAGGGTGCAACCCCCGAGCAGAAAGCAACCCTGATCAAGGGCGTCACCGATCTGCTTTACACCGTGCTCAACAAGGATCCGGCCACCACCTTCGTTGTCATCGACGAAGTGGCGCTCGAAGACTGGGGCGTCGGTGGATTGCCGGTTGATGCGTACCGGCGAAAGGTCGGCGAAAAATCGTAG
- a CDS encoding nuclear transport factor 2 family protein, with translation MSASPKDPQFAAIVHVLQRYFDGLYRSDTDILRQVFHPKALYATATDGTLLELDMNRYFPIVEKRPSPESRDEARIDRILSIEFAGPVTAFAKVQCAIGEKAFTDFLSLVFLDGRWQIIAKVFHYDIASAQ, from the coding sequence ATGAGCGCGTCACCGAAGGATCCGCAGTTCGCAGCCATCGTCCACGTCCTGCAACGCTACTTCGACGGGCTCTATCGCAGCGACACCGACATTCTCAGGCAAGTCTTCCACCCGAAGGCGCTCTATGCCACCGCAACGGACGGAACCCTGCTCGAACTCGACATGAACAGGTACTTTCCGATCGTCGAAAAACGTCCCTCGCCCGAAAGCCGAGACGAAGCGCGCATCGACCGTATTCTTTCCATTGAGTTCGCAGGCCCCGTAACCGCATTTGCCAAGGTGCAATGCGCCATCGGCGAGAAGGCCTTCACCGACTTTTTGTCCCTGGTCTTTCTTGACGGCCGCTGGCAGATCATCGCCAAGGTCTTCCATTACGACATCGCATCCGCGCAATAG
- the gstA gene encoding glutathione transferase GstA, with protein MMKLYYAPGACSLSPHISLHEAGADFEIVRVDTKTHRTETGADYKAVNPKGYVPALVLESGEVVTEGAAVVQYIADRFPAAKLAPENGTLARTRLQEQLNFISSELHKAFSPLFDPTASPDAKEAATLQVAKRLTHVESLLADARPYLLGEVFSVADAYLFTVVNWSSGTGIALTQWPHLAAYMQRIGTRPAVRSAMRAEGLVAA; from the coding sequence ATGATGAAGCTCTATTACGCCCCCGGCGCCTGTTCGCTTTCCCCCCATATCAGCCTGCACGAGGCCGGTGCCGATTTCGAGATCGTCCGGGTCGATACCAAGACTCATCGCACCGAGACCGGTGCGGATTACAAGGCGGTCAACCCCAAGGGCTACGTACCGGCGCTGGTGCTGGAAAGCGGCGAGGTCGTTACCGAAGGTGCTGCTGTGGTGCAGTACATCGCCGATCGCTTTCCGGCGGCGAAACTTGCGCCTGAAAACGGCACGCTGGCGCGCACCCGCCTTCAGGAACAGTTGAACTTCATCTCATCGGAACTGCACAAGGCCTTCTCGCCGCTGTTCGACCCGACCGCATCCCCCGATGCAAAGGAGGCAGCCACGCTGCAGGTGGCGAAACGCTTGACCCATGTCGAAAGCCTGCTCGCGGACGCGCGCCCTTACCTGCTCGGGGAGGTCTTCTCCGTCGCCGACGCCTATCTCTTCACGGTCGTCAACTGGAGCAGCGGCACCGGGATCGCGCTCACGCAATGGCCGCATCTCGCAGCCTACATGCAACGGATCGGCACACGTCCTGCCGTGCGCAGCGCAATGCGGGCGGAAGGCCTGGTCGCGGCATGA
- a CDS encoding winged helix-turn-helix transcriptional regulator: MSLKIRKNRAAALPPNCPVGECMVLLGGAWTPNILWSLSAGPRRFSELRIDVPGISAKVLSTRLKELEEKGAVERRIMPTSPPSVEYSLSELGAEFIPAIHAIVEVGYRLKQRRGVEVVRKETAAAPVPVTTSAPSGSAPHAR, from the coding sequence ATGAGCTTGAAAATTCGGAAAAATCGGGCCGCGGCCTTGCCGCCGAACTGCCCGGTCGGCGAGTGCATGGTGCTACTCGGCGGCGCATGGACGCCGAACATCCTCTGGTCCTTGAGCGCCGGGCCGCGCCGCTTCAGTGAACTGAGGATCGACGTGCCCGGTATTTCGGCAAAGGTGCTGAGCACTCGGTTGAAGGAACTTGAGGAGAAGGGTGCTGTCGAGCGGCGGATCATGCCGACGTCGCCGCCTTCCGTGGAATACAGCCTCAGTGAGCTCGGCGCGGAGTTCATCCCGGCCATCCATGCCATCGTCGAGGTCGGCTATCGGCTGAAGCAGCGGCGAGGCGTCGAGGTCGTGCGCAAGGAAACGGCTGCCGCTCCGGTCCCGGTCACTACCAGCGCCCCTTCAGGCTCTGCACCGCATGCTCGATGA
- a CDS encoding LysR family transcriptional regulator, with translation MDTLRGVESFVRSVEEGSIAAAARKLGITPASASQNIARLERTLGSRLLSRTTRQLGLTESGRIYYERVRGVVHELELAAAAVSALSTEPRGPLKIASSVAFGRHVVAPLVPSFAARYPDVSIELVVTDREIDHIGEGIDISVRFGLQLEQGLIARKLASVPMIICAAPSYLERRGRPQQPEDLVHHDCLVYRYAGHGRIFRWAFTRDGLRFEPELKATIVSNDIDTLAEMAIAGAGITRLGAFIAAPLIERGLVVPLFGELPQEGLASTDHEPFDFYACFADRQAQTPKVRAFIEHAVQSLKGRW, from the coding sequence ATGGACACTTTGCGCGGCGTCGAGAGTTTCGTCAGGAGCGTCGAGGAAGGCAGCATCGCCGCGGCGGCACGAAAGCTCGGGATTACACCCGCTTCCGCGAGCCAGAACATCGCCCGCCTGGAGCGAACGCTCGGCAGCCGGCTGCTCAGCCGCACCACGCGCCAGTTGGGCCTGACCGAGAGCGGGCGGATTTACTACGAGAGGGTGCGCGGCGTCGTACACGAGCTGGAGCTTGCAGCAGCAGCCGTTTCGGCACTCAGCACCGAGCCGCGTGGGCCGCTCAAGATCGCCTCATCCGTCGCCTTCGGTCGTCATGTGGTGGCGCCGCTCGTCCCCTCCTTCGCCGCCCGGTATCCGGATGTCTCGATCGAGCTCGTCGTCACCGACCGCGAGATCGATCATATCGGCGAAGGCATCGACATCAGCGTGCGCTTCGGTCTGCAGCTCGAACAGGGGCTGATTGCCCGCAAGCTTGCCTCCGTGCCGATGATCATCTGTGCAGCCCCCTCCTATCTGGAGCGACGCGGCCGCCCGCAGCAACCGGAAGATCTCGTGCACCACGATTGCCTGGTCTACCGCTATGCGGGGCATGGCCGGATCTTTCGCTGGGCGTTTACCCGCGACGGCCTGCGCTTCGAGCCGGAACTGAAGGCGACGATCGTCAGCAACGATATCGACACGCTCGCCGAGATGGCGATCGCCGGCGCCGGCATCACCCGGCTCGGCGCCTTCATCGCAGCGCCGCTGATCGAACGCGGGCTGGTGGTGCCGCTGTTCGGCGAACTGCCGCAGGAGGGATTGGCCAGCACCGACCACGAGCCCTTCGATTTCTATGCCTGCTTTGCCGACCGCCAGGCGCAAACGCCGAAGGTGCGCGCGTTCATCGAGCATGCGGTGCAGAGCCTGAAGGGGCGCTGGTAG
- a CDS encoding DUF2798 domain-containing protein, giving the protein MGDTLSAPRLARSRKLPPRAAPVAFAFFMSAIMAFLMCCVIVGVNTGIDAGYPARVLGSYALAMPVAFVCVLMVRPVVARLVGVVCRLPG; this is encoded by the coding sequence ATGGGAGACACCCTATCGGCGCCGCGGCTCGCGCGCAGCCGCAAGCTGCCGCCGCGTGCGGCCCCCGTTGCCTTCGCCTTCTTCATGTCGGCGATCATGGCGTTTCTGATGTGCTGCGTCATCGTCGGCGTCAACACCGGCATCGACGCCGGCTACCCGGCCCGCGTGCTCGGTTCCTACGCGCTCGCCATGCCCGTCGCCTTCGTCTGCGTGCTCATGGTCCGCCCCGTGGTCGCGCGGCTGGTCGGCGTCGTCTGCCGCCTGCCGGGCTGA
- a CDS encoding class I SAM-dependent methyltransferase: MNNTYGRLASHVYNLDKYIGKSFGDIEYYRQRLDGYRGPILEPAVGNGRALIPLLEAGFDVCGFDASQDMLDYCLAQCAGRDLAPALSRQTFETFTYAKRFDAIVVPAGSLQLIADHAAASAVLKRFYDHLAPDGRLIFDLYPGDMVADLQPNIRSWQTETGDLLTLTSQRVKTDIIGQTTVSHLRYDLWQEGRLASSELEFFTMRWWGIQEMLLTLQAAGFEDLVVSGDYTFGRAPRDGDHVVTFECRRPV; encoded by the coding sequence GTGAACAATACCTATGGCAGACTTGCCTCTCATGTTTATAATTTAGACAAATATATTGGAAAGTCCTTCGGCGACATCGAGTATTATCGGCAGAGGCTCGACGGCTATCGTGGGCCGATCCTCGAACCAGCCGTCGGCAACGGCCGAGCGCTGATCCCGTTGCTGGAGGCCGGTTTCGATGTCTGCGGGTTTGATGCCTCGCAGGACATGCTCGACTATTGCCTCGCCCAATGCGCCGGCCGCGACTTGGCGCCGGCCCTGTCTCGCCAGACCTTCGAAACCTTCACCTATGCAAAGCGCTTCGATGCGATTGTCGTACCCGCCGGTTCGTTGCAGCTGATCGCCGATCATGCAGCGGCATCAGCCGTGCTGAAGCGCTTTTACGATCACCTGGCGCCGGATGGTCGGTTGATCTTCGATCTTTACCCGGGCGACATGGTTGCCGACCTGCAGCCGAATATCCGGAGCTGGCAAACGGAGACGGGCGACCTTTTGACCCTGACCAGCCAGCGTGTGAAGACCGACATCATCGGCCAGACGACCGTTTCCCACCTGCGCTACGACCTCTGGCAAGAAGGACGACTGGCGTCGAGCGAGCTTGAATTCTTCACCATGCGCTGGTGGGGCATTCAGGAAATGCTGCTGACGCTGCAGGCAGCCGGTTTCGAAGATCTCGTCGTTTCCGGCGACTATACCTTCGGCCGTGCTCCAAGGGACGGTGACCATGTCGTCACCTTCGAATGCCGACGCCCGGTATAG
- a CDS encoding inverse autotransporter beta-barrel domain-containing protein: MKNKSFLAAALASSTLLSSPALAVDFRPQAEIEGGFFSGGSAAGGGFFLPFVLDSGNAIFIDTRGAIANDSVRQGSVGVGYRFRANDQWVIGGYGYYDYLKSDHGNAFSQLSFGLEALSGDLEMRSNFYLPLTGAKTLSAFNAAYVRDHVLVFQEGKERARRGIDAEIGGRLPVFAEDSNVQLKVFGGSYWYGGRNLGDMFGAKLRAELTFADLPGLSEGSTVSLGVTGTYDNEDKLKGAVMARLRIPFGATGSTADAFDPMTQRVERATRIRTHAGATGDVEAAQLAGTGRNAGRVVTLSSASGNASDINALIGAAGADALILADGNLGLDRTLALGNGQTLLGGGGAIAVSGARSGATATFVNQGAATTITGYNPAQDVIAMASGSTISSLSVRGGLAGISATNTADVTVDKVDIGATNHDGIRFTRVNGALVQDSRIHDLYICENNTTCEFSIYNPNKAPYAAVSSVGSRNVTVRDTVIDKVTYGVFAGGEFRKVGRTDYELVTGTQNVTLDKVTISNSRREGVLLVAGKDVRLNRVTVDNAKQDRDMDLVVLQGTSNVAINDMRLFGGINGLMLVSSPNLDATTTNVNVKGLTVDGTRNAGIFFNPVSGISLEDVKVTNAGTYGAFIYGNEFEFLGGPVRDVVLKNMTVDKAGKAGLYFSGPTEDITGNVSVSNTPKDCLLDNGWSAGTITQSPGSVLTVNGVKLDQGNAAARCR; the protein is encoded by the coding sequence ATGAAAAATAAGAGTTTTCTTGCGGCTGCCCTGGCGAGCAGCACCCTTCTTTCGAGCCCCGCGCTGGCGGTGGATTTTCGTCCGCAGGCGGAAATCGAAGGCGGCTTCTTCAGCGGCGGGTCAGCTGCCGGCGGCGGCTTTTTCCTCCCCTTCGTGCTCGATTCGGGCAATGCGATTTTCATCGATACACGCGGGGCCATTGCCAACGATTCCGTCCGCCAGGGCTCCGTCGGCGTGGGCTATCGTTTCCGCGCCAACGACCAATGGGTCATCGGCGGCTACGGCTACTACGACTATCTGAAGAGCGACCACGGCAACGCCTTCAGCCAGCTGTCCTTCGGCCTCGAGGCGCTCAGCGGTGACCTCGAAATGCGCAGCAACTTCTATCTGCCTTTGACCGGCGCCAAGACGCTGAGCGCCTTCAATGCCGCCTATGTGCGCGACCACGTGCTCGTCTTCCAGGAAGGCAAGGAACGGGCGCGGCGCGGCATCGACGCCGAAATCGGCGGGCGCCTGCCTGTCTTTGCGGAAGACTCCAACGTTCAGCTGAAGGTTTTCGGCGGCAGCTACTGGTATGGCGGCCGCAACCTCGGCGACATGTTCGGCGCCAAGCTGCGTGCGGAACTGACCTTTGCCGACCTGCCGGGCCTTTCCGAGGGATCGACCGTCTCGCTCGGCGTGACCGGCACCTATGACAACGAGGACAAGCTGAAGGGCGCCGTCATGGCACGGCTGCGCATCCCGTTCGGCGCGACCGGCTCGACCGCCGACGCTTTCGATCCGATGACCCAGCGTGTCGAGCGCGCCACCCGCATCCGCACCCATGCGGGCGCCACCGGCGATGTCGAGGCCGCGCAGCTTGCCGGCACCGGCCGTAATGCCGGCCGGGTGGTAACCCTTTCCTCGGCTTCCGGCAATGCCTCCGACATCAACGCCCTGATCGGGGCTGCCGGCGCCGACGCGCTGATCCTCGCGGACGGCAACCTCGGTCTCGACCGCACACTCGCACTCGGCAACGGCCAGACACTCCTTGGCGGCGGCGGCGCAATTGCCGTTAGCGGCGCGCGCAGCGGCGCGACCGCAACCTTCGTCAATCAGGGTGCGGCCACCACGATCACCGGCTACAACCCGGCCCAGGACGTGATTGCCATGGCGTCGGGCAGCACCATCTCGTCGCTTTCGGTCCGCGGCGGCCTAGCCGGCATTTCGGCCACGAATACCGCAGATGTCACCGTCGACAAGGTCGACATTGGCGCCACCAACCACGACGGCATTCGCTTCACGCGCGTTAATGGCGCGCTGGTTCAGGACAGCCGCATCCACGACCTCTACATTTGCGAGAACAACACGACCTGCGAATTCTCGATCTACAACCCCAACAAGGCGCCCTATGCCGCCGTCAGCTCCGTCGGCAGCCGAAACGTGACGGTGCGCGACACTGTCATCGACAAGGTCACCTATGGGGTCTTTGCCGGCGGCGAGTTCAGGAAGGTCGGACGGACAGACTACGAACTGGTCACCGGCACGCAGAACGTCACGCTCGACAAGGTGACGATCAGCAACTCCCGCCGCGAAGGCGTGCTGCTCGTCGCCGGCAAGGATGTCAGGCTCAACCGTGTAACGGTCGACAATGCCAAGCAGGACCGGGACATGGATCTCGTTGTGCTGCAGGGCACCTCCAACGTCGCGATCAACGACATGCGGCTCTTTGGCGGCATCAACGGTCTGATGCTGGTCTCGAGCCCGAACCTCGATGCGACGACCACCAACGTCAACGTCAAAGGACTGACCGTCGACGGTACCCGCAACGCCGGCATCTTCTTCAATCCCGTCTCCGGGATTTCGCTCGAGGACGTCAAGGTAACGAATGCCGGCACCTATGGCGCCTTCATCTACGGCAACGAGTTCGAGTTCCTTGGAGGACCGGTGCGCGACGTCGTGCTGAAGAACATGACCGTCGACAAAGCCGGCAAGGCGGGCCTCTACTTCTCGGGCCCGACCGAAGACATCACCGGCAATGTCAGCGTGAGCAACACGCCGAAGGATTGCCTGCTCGACAACGGCTGGTCGGCCGGGACGATCACCCAGTCGCCGGGTTCGGTGCTGACCGTCAACGGCGTCAAGCTCGATCAGGGCAACGCCGCGGCCCGTTGCCGCTGA